One genomic segment of Dehalogenimonas alkenigignens includes these proteins:
- a CDS encoding multicopper oxidase family protein, with amino-acid sequence MENQKTGISRREFMKRAGLTAAGAGGVLLAESALVRGLTMFAAKPPPAGQVPLPGNKIPQFIDPLPVLDLNPASTTGIPTVVAGANELVLNMHTFKANIMPSTWAAANPGYTGTWTFGYRVGPAAAPGLVETNVGPVIVASRGTPTRIRYVNNLEASANTIHWRDWTDQTLHSAFHQAKGEMMPIASDAQLHYDGPVLAVPHLHGGEVPAVVDGGPEAWFASDVPGTAPISMDKGPAYYSMAGAAANECIYTYPNSQEAAPLWFHDHLLGGTRLNATFGGLAGAYALIDPDLDLPDGLHPVGLQRGGTTDYLIPLVIQDRMFDTNGQLLMPNAGVNPEHPYWVPEFVGDTIIVNGKVWPYLTVEQKRYRFFLINGSNSRAYDMFLQDTASGIKGPRMWVIATDGGYLDAPVLIDPNANGQQIKAGQQTSLMMMPGERYEIIVDFADPVWRTLLAARRVRFPLNLTLRNTAPTVNGNPKASTEGRIMQFRVSTAAPAEDTSYNPASGIPLRPPMVRLAGVTPAKTRFLTLNEVVGAGGPLEALVNNTKWSGLRHGMNPGDPPIPIPGSVEVPPNWLTELPEEGDTEIWEIANMTMDSHPIHLHAVQFQLLSRQPFDMKAFMAAYDMAFPDGMFMPGHGPPNDYFTPNAAGAIGGNPDYTPFLLGQATPPLAYEAGWKDTVIMRMGEISRIAVRWAPQDVPAGTSGSFPFDPAAGDGVYVWHCHITDHEDNEMMRPDQIQPKAGAVRDFEMGTDF; translated from the coding sequence ATGGAAAACCAGAAAACCGGCATCAGCCGGCGCGAGTTCATGAAGCGGGCCGGGCTGACCGCGGCGGGAGCCGGCGGCGTCCTGCTGGCGGAAAGCGCCCTGGTGCGCGGCCTAACCATGTTTGCGGCTAAGCCGCCGCCGGCAGGCCAGGTACCGCTGCCCGGCAACAAGATACCGCAGTTCATTGACCCGCTGCCGGTGCTGGACTTGAACCCGGCATCGACCACCGGGATACCCACGGTGGTCGCGGGCGCGAATGAGCTGGTGCTCAACATGCACACCTTCAAGGCCAACATCATGCCCTCGACCTGGGCGGCGGCCAACCCGGGCTATACCGGGACGTGGACTTTCGGCTACCGCGTGGGACCGGCGGCGGCGCCCGGGCTGGTGGAAACCAACGTCGGGCCGGTCATCGTGGCCAGCCGCGGCACGCCGACCCGGATCCGCTACGTCAACAACCTCGAAGCCAGCGCGAACACCATTCACTGGCGGGACTGGACGGATCAGACGCTCCATTCCGCCTTCCACCAGGCTAAGGGCGAGATGATGCCGATAGCAAGCGACGCCCAACTCCATTACGACGGGCCGGTGCTGGCGGTGCCGCACCTGCACGGCGGCGAGGTCCCGGCGGTGGTGGACGGCGGGCCGGAAGCCTGGTTTGCCAGCGATGTGCCCGGAACCGCCCCGATATCTATGGATAAAGGGCCGGCCTATTATTCCATGGCCGGGGCGGCGGCCAACGAATGTATTTACACCTACCCCAACAGCCAGGAAGCGGCGCCGCTGTGGTTCCACGACCACCTGCTGGGCGGCACCCGGCTGAACGCCACCTTCGGCGGGCTGGCCGGGGCTTACGCCTTGATCGATCCTGATCTTGACCTGCCCGACGGCCTGCACCCGGTCGGCCTGCAGCGGGGCGGCACTACGGACTACCTCATCCCGTTAGTCATCCAGGACCGGATGTTCGATACCAACGGGCAGCTGCTCATGCCAAACGCCGGCGTCAACCCGGAACACCCCTACTGGGTGCCTGAGTTCGTCGGCGACACCATCATCGTCAACGGCAAGGTCTGGCCGTACCTGACGGTGGAACAGAAGCGGTACCGCTTCTTCCTGATCAACGGCTCCAACTCCAGGGCTTACGATATGTTCCTCCAGGACACCGCCTCCGGGATCAAGGGGCCGCGGATGTGGGTCATCGCCACCGACGGCGGCTACCTCGACGCGCCGGTGTTGATCGATCCCAACGCCAACGGCCAGCAGATCAAGGCGGGGCAGCAGACCAGCCTGATGATGATGCCCGGCGAACGCTACGAGATCATCGTCGACTTCGCCGACCCGGTGTGGCGCACTCTGCTGGCGGCCCGGAGAGTGAGGTTCCCGCTCAACCTGACGCTGCGGAACACCGCCCCGACGGTCAACGGCAACCCCAAGGCCTCGACCGAAGGCCGGATCATGCAGTTCAGGGTATCCACCGCCGCTCCCGCCGAGGATACCAGCTACAACCCGGCTTCAGGCATACCGCTGCGGCCGCCGATGGTGCGCCTGGCTGGAGTCACACCGGCTAAAACCCGCTTCCTGACCTTGAACGAAGTTGTCGGGGCCGGCGGGCCGCTGGAAGCGCTGGTCAACAACACCAAATGGAGCGGGCTGCGGCATGGCATGAATCCAGGTGACCCGCCCATACCCATCCCTGGATCGGTCGAAGTGCCGCCCAACTGGCTGACGGAACTGCCCGAAGAAGGCGACACCGAAATCTGGGAGATCGCCAACATGACCATGGACTCCCACCCTATCCACCTCCATGCTGTCCAGTTCCAGCTGCTCAGCCGGCAGCCTTTCGATATGAAGGCGTTCATGGCCGCTTACGACATGGCCTTCCCCGACGGTATGTTCATGCCGGGCCACGGCCCGCCAAACGATTACTTCACTCCAAACGCCGCGGGCGCCATCGGCGGAAACCCGGACTACACTCCTTTCCTGCTGGGGCAAGCGACGCCGCCCCTGGCTTACGAAGCCGGCTGGAAAGACACGGTCATCATGCGGATGGGCGAGATTTCGCGCATCGCCGTCCGCTGGGCGCCGCAGGACGTGCCGGCCGGGACTTCCGGCAGCTTCCCGTTCGATCCCGCGGCGGGCGACGGGGTGTACGTCTGGCACTGCCACATCACCGACCACGAGGACAACGAAATGATGCGGCCGGACCAGATCCAGCCCAAGGCCGGGGCAGTCCGGGACTTTGAGATGGGCACCGATTTCTAG
- a CDS encoding pyridoxamine 5'-phosphate oxidase family protein yields the protein MAKLPPEVIALFQDPAVPKMVATVSRDGELNVTPKTSMTAVDDETLAFADLYGRTTRTFKNLEETGKVAIVAMKVPVAPPFTTFQVKGTYREYLTSGPVFEQFAGALKAAMGVVISGVGTVKVDAVFSQAPQDKGKQIA from the coding sequence ATGGCTAAATTGCCGCCGGAGGTTATCGCGCTGTTTCAGGATCCCGCGGTGCCTAAAATGGTAGCGACGGTAAGCCGCGATGGCGAATTGAACGTCACTCCCAAAACGAGCATGACCGCGGTCGACGACGAGACTCTTGCCTTTGCCGATCTCTACGGGCGAACCACCAGGACCTTCAAGAACCTGGAGGAAACCGGGAAGGTAGCCATCGTCGCCATGAAAGTGCCGGTCGCTCCGCCTTTCACCACTTTTCAGGTTAAAGGAACTTACCGAGAGTACCTGACCTCGGGGCCGGTGTTTGAGCAATTCGCCGGCGCGTTGAAAGCGGCGATGGGCGTCGTCATCAGCGGCGTCGGCACAGTTAAAGTTGACGCGGTCTTTTCTCAGGCGCCCCAGGATAAGGGTAAACAAATTGCCTGA
- a CDS encoding Crp/Fnr family transcriptional regulator, which translates to MTSLSCMADMWLFDALDEKEKADVRRLFQRPEYLKNEYLFNEGEPASSVFIVTKGRVKLIKTSEDGREIVLGYLTANQLFGEEVLFDESRRSFAAVAAEDTRLCACYKSSFETLLAQNSQLSLKVIKSLGDKIRRITEQLADVAIYDTRSSLCRTLARLAKEHGRETSDGMKLNFRLTHDDLGALVGASRVMITNVMRSLKLAGIVKDDIDHRLVISRWFLNEPLPEETPVTPGSPGNCECFQLR; encoded by the coding sequence ATGACATCGCTTAGCTGTATGGCGGACATGTGGTTATTCGACGCGCTGGACGAAAAGGAAAAAGCCGATGTCCGCCGGCTGTTTCAGCGCCCCGAATACCTGAAGAATGAATATCTCTTCAACGAGGGCGAGCCCGCCAGTTCCGTCTTCATCGTCACCAAAGGCCGGGTTAAGCTGATCAAGACCTCCGAAGACGGCCGGGAAATCGTGCTGGGATACCTCACCGCCAATCAGCTGTTCGGTGAGGAAGTCCTTTTCGATGAAAGCCGCAGGTCATTTGCCGCGGTCGCCGCGGAGGATACCCGGCTATGCGCCTGTTACAAGAGCAGTTTTGAGACCCTGCTTGCCCAGAACAGCCAGTTATCGCTGAAAGTGATCAAGAGCCTGGGCGATAAAATCAGGCGGATAACCGAACAACTGGCAGACGTGGCCATCTACGACACCCGTTCCAGCCTGTGCCGGACGCTGGCCAGGCTGGCTAAAGAACACGGGCGCGAGACGTCCGATGGGATGAAGCTGAATTTCCGGCTGACCCATGACGACCTCGGCGCGCTGGTCGGGGCTTCCAGGGTCATGATCACCAATGTGATGCGGTCACTCAAGCTGGCCGGCATAGTGAAAGACGACATAGACCACCGGCTGGTGATCAGCCGGTGGTTTTTGAACGAACCGCTGCCTGAAGAGACTCCTGTAACTCCTGGTTCGCCAGGCAACTGCGAATGCTTCCAGCTCAGGTAA
- the rsgA gene encoding ribosome small subunit-dependent GTPase A, with protein sequence MNDQPTDSRPQDLRVLGWSPFFKEHFQQLNIPDTVPARVISESKDLFQVQSAGGVLAAAIAGRMRHRLKAEGLYPAAGDWVAVKPLAGEKKAVIQAVLPRKSKFSRKAAGERTVEQIVAANVDTVFIVSGLDGGRSFNLRRIERYLTLAWSSGAAPVMVLNKADVCPGVENFILKVKAIAPGVPVHAVSARERAGLEALAPYLTEGSTVAFLGSSGVGKSALINAMLGHERQQTGAVRSDDRLGRHTTTMRQLLLLPAGGIVIDTPGMREIQMWAGEDDLHGTFSDVEMYARECRYADCGHDGEPGCAVRAAIDQGELDPARLASYRKLGNEIHYLAAREAQSARCYEKEKWRPIAKLVKEINRSRLE encoded by the coding sequence GTGAACGACCAACCGACCGATTCGCGGCCACAGGACCTTCGAGTTCTTGGCTGGAGTCCTTTTTTTAAGGAGCACTTTCAACAATTGAATATCCCTGACACGGTGCCTGCCAGGGTCATATCAGAGTCTAAAGACCTGTTCCAGGTGCAAAGCGCCGGTGGCGTGCTTGCGGCGGCCATCGCCGGCAGGATGCGGCATCGGCTCAAGGCCGAAGGCCTGTACCCGGCGGCAGGTGACTGGGTAGCGGTCAAGCCGTTGGCCGGTGAAAAGAAAGCCGTTATCCAGGCGGTGCTGCCGAGGAAAAGCAAGTTTTCCAGAAAAGCAGCCGGCGAACGTACCGTGGAACAGATTGTCGCCGCCAATGTCGATACCGTTTTTATCGTCAGCGGCCTGGACGGCGGCAGGAGCTTCAACCTTCGGCGTATCGAGCGTTACCTGACCCTCGCATGGAGCAGCGGCGCCGCGCCGGTCATGGTGCTTAATAAAGCCGATGTGTGCCCAGGCGTTGAAAATTTCATCCTTAAGGTTAAAGCTATCGCCCCCGGCGTACCGGTTCACGCCGTCAGCGCCCGGGAGCGCGCCGGCCTGGAGGCGCTGGCGCCGTACCTGACCGAAGGCAGCACCGTCGCTTTTCTGGGGTCTTCCGGCGTCGGTAAATCGGCTCTGATCAATGCGATGCTGGGCCATGAGCGCCAGCAGACCGGGGCGGTCCGATCGGATGACCGCCTGGGCCGTCATACCACGACCATGCGCCAGCTCCTTCTCCTGCCCGCCGGCGGCATTGTGATCGACACGCCGGGGATGCGGGAAATCCAGATGTGGGCGGGAGAAGATGATCTCCACGGTACATTTTCAGACGTCGAGATGTACGCCCGGGAATGCCGCTACGCCGATTGCGGCCATGACGGGGAGCCGGGTTGCGCCGTCAGGGCGGCCATCGACCAGGGAGAACTTGATCCCGCCAGGCTGGCAAGCTACCGCAAGCTGGGGAATGAGATACATTACCTGGCTGCTAGGGAGGCGCAGAGCGCCCGCTGTTATGAGAAAGAGAAATGGAGACCGATAGCCAAATTGGTGAAAGAAATCAACCGATCCAGGTTGGAATAA
- a CDS encoding adenosylcobalamin-dependent ribonucleoside-diphosphate reductase — protein sequence MPLDAGSKAAPQPEIELTANARRVLEKRYLRKDAAGRVIETPAEMFRRVAGTLAAAERQYDARADVAAKEAEFYGVMSRLEFLPNSPTLLNAGKKNGQLAACFALPVEDSVEGIFDAMKYTALIHKSGGGTGYSLSRLRPAGDMVDGVSGIAGGPVSFLSALSAASDVIRQGGVRRGCSIGLLSVHHPDILKFIVAKDDPLALTNFCISVAVTDDFMDALESGSDYDLINPRTGKLTGRLNAVEVFKKIVAQSWKTGDPGLVFIDRVNRGNPTPNLGPVETVTGCAEQALLPYESCNLGSVNLAKMVKQAGEKMVVDYDKLAAAVKTGVNLLDNVIDVNCYPLLQVEEVTKQTRKIGLGVMGFADMLVLLGVPYDSFEAVKIAEYVMGFVTEKARDASEELAEKRGVFPAFKGSVHDAPGGRRQRHASCTTVAPTGTISLIAGCNVGIEPFYATVFVRNVLDGENLLEINPYFESAARREGFYSGELLQKLVSCIDLTQIDGVPERIKRVYVTSNRIKPEWHVRIQAAFQRHTDGAVSKMTNVPNLTTPQQQADIFLFGYREGVKGITLYRDSSRELESLCADEKAHKLVAEYISANP from the coding sequence ATGCCTCTCGATGCCGGTTCTAAAGCGGCGCCGCAGCCGGAGATAGAACTCACCGCCAATGCCCGGCGCGTCCTGGAAAAGCGTTACCTGCGTAAGGACGCCGCGGGCCGGGTCATCGAGACGCCGGCGGAGATGTTTCGCCGCGTCGCCGGGACGCTGGCCGCCGCCGAGCGTCAGTACGATGCCCGCGCCGACGTCGCCGCCAAAGAAGCCGAATTCTACGGCGTCATGTCGCGCCTGGAATTCCTGCCCAATTCGCCGACGCTTTTAAACGCCGGTAAAAAGAACGGCCAGCTGGCCGCCTGCTTCGCCCTGCCGGTGGAAGACTCCGTCGAGGGCATTTTCGATGCCATGAAGTACACCGCCCTGATCCACAAGAGCGGCGGAGGTACCGGCTACTCCCTGTCCCGACTGCGGCCGGCGGGCGACATGGTTGACGGCGTCTCCGGCATCGCCGGCGGGCCGGTCAGCTTCCTCTCGGCGCTGTCGGCCGCCTCTGACGTCATCCGCCAGGGGGGGGTGCGCCGGGGCTGCAGCATCGGCCTGTTGTCGGTGCATCATCCGGACATTTTAAAATTCATTGTCGCCAAAGACGACCCGCTGGCGCTGACCAATTTCTGCATCTCGGTCGCCGTGACCGATGACTTCATGGACGCCCTGGAATCGGGGAGCGATTACGATCTCATCAACCCTCGGACAGGCAAGCTGACCGGGCGCCTCAACGCCGTCGAGGTCTTTAAGAAGATTGTCGCCCAGTCCTGGAAGACCGGGGACCCCGGCCTGGTCTTTATCGATCGCGTCAACCGCGGCAATCCCACCCCCAACCTCGGCCCCGTCGAGACAGTCACCGGCTGCGCCGAGCAGGCCCTGTTGCCCTACGAATCCTGCAACCTGGGCTCGGTCAATCTGGCTAAAATGGTCAAACAGGCCGGCGAAAAGATGGTGGTCGACTACGATAAACTGGCCGCGGCGGTCAAGACCGGCGTGAATCTCCTTGACAACGTCATCGACGTCAACTGCTACCCGCTGCTGCAGGTCGAGGAAGTGACTAAACAGACGCGCAAGATCGGCCTGGGGGTCATGGGCTTTGCCGACATGCTGGTTCTTTTGGGCGTCCCCTACGATTCATTCGAGGCGGTCAAGATCGCCGAGTATGTCATGGGCTTCGTCACCGAAAAGGCGCGGGACGCCTCGGAGGAGCTGGCCGAAAAACGAGGCGTCTTCCCGGCTTTCAAGGGCAGCGTCCACGACGCCCCCGGCGGCCGCAGGCAGCGACACGCCTCCTGCACCACGGTAGCCCCCACCGGCACCATCTCGCTCATCGCCGGCTGCAACGTCGGCATCGAGCCGTTCTATGCCACCGTTTTCGTCAGGAACGTCCTGGACGGCGAGAATTTGCTCGAGATCAATCCCTACTTCGAGTCCGCCGCCCGCCGCGAAGGCTTCTACTCCGGCGAGCTTTTACAGAAGTTGGTGTCCTGCATCGATCTGACGCAGATTGACGGCGTGCCGGAGCGCATCAAGCGCGTTTACGTCACCTCCAACCGCATCAAACCGGAGTGGCATGTCCGCATCCAGGCCGCTTTTCAGCGCCACACCGACGGCGCGGTGTCCAAGATGACCAACGTGCCCAATTTAACGACGCCTCAGCAGCAGGCGGATATCTTTCTCTTCGGCTACCGCGAGGGAGTCAAGGGCATCACCCTTTACCGGGATTCAAGCCGGGAGCTGGAATCGCTCTGCGCCGATGAAAAAGCCCATAAGCTGGTCGCCGAATACATCTCCGCCAATCCCTGA
- a CDS encoding ArsA family ATPase, whose amino-acid sequence MRVILFTGKGGVGKTSLAAATAVRAADMGKRTLVLSTDIAHSLADSFDVELANEPRQIIANLWGQETEIYKTLETYWGAIQRYIAALMSWRGMSGIVADEVAVLPGMEELANLLYIERYRREGNYDLVIVDSAPTGETLRLLSFPDMLHWWMNRLFPIQRKVAAVMRPVVGALSDIPLPSNSVLDAVAELYAELEDVHKLLLDAEQSSIRLVVNPEKMVIKEAQRTLTYLNLFGYSTDAVIVNRILPQSVSDDYFAGWKESQRKYLKYIKEAFSPLPILNMPLLDQEVVGVEMLRRMAAAVYGEADPSAFFFRGQVQTIDKTSDGYLLNLKLPFASKEQVSLIHSRDELNIKVGSYRRTVALPHVLTSLKVGDAKMDGQTLRIHFLQPSAAGEPAVKKHGHKEEASQ is encoded by the coding sequence ATGCGGGTCATCCTTTTTACCGGCAAGGGCGGCGTCGGCAAGACCTCGCTGGCCGCGGCCACCGCCGTCCGCGCCGCGGACATGGGCAAGCGCACCCTGGTGCTTTCAACCGACATCGCCCACAGCCTGGCCGATTCCTTCGATGTCGAACTGGCCAACGAGCCGCGGCAGATAATCGCCAATCTGTGGGGCCAGGAGACCGAGATCTATAAAACGCTGGAAACCTACTGGGGCGCCATCCAGCGGTATATCGCCGCGCTCATGTCCTGGCGCGGCATGAGCGGCATCGTGGCCGACGAGGTAGCCGTCCTGCCCGGCATGGAAGAGCTGGCCAACCTGCTCTACATCGAGAGATACCGGCGCGAAGGGAACTACGACCTGGTGATCGTTGATTCGGCGCCGACCGGGGAAACGCTCAGGCTGCTGTCTTTCCCGGATATGCTGCACTGGTGGATGAACCGGCTGTTCCCCATCCAGCGGAAAGTGGCCGCGGTGATGCGGCCGGTGGTGGGCGCCCTCTCCGACATCCCGCTACCGTCCAACTCGGTGCTGGACGCGGTGGCCGAACTCTATGCCGAACTGGAGGATGTCCACAAACTCCTGCTGGATGCCGAACAGTCTTCCATCAGGCTGGTGGTCAATCCGGAGAAGATGGTCATCAAGGAAGCCCAGCGCACCCTGACCTATTTGAACCTGTTCGGCTACTCGACCGACGCCGTTATCGTCAACCGCATCCTGCCCCAGTCAGTCAGCGATGACTACTTCGCCGGCTGGAAAGAAAGCCAGCGCAAATACCTGAAGTACATCAAGGAAGCGTTCTCGCCGCTGCCGATTCTCAACATGCCGCTTCTAGACCAGGAGGTTGTCGGGGTGGAGATGCTGCGGCGGATGGCGGCGGCGGTTTACGGCGAGGCTGACCCGTCGGCTTTCTTTTTCCGGGGCCAGGTTCAAACGATCGACAAAACAAGCGACGGCTACCTGCTCAACCTGAAGCTGCCGTTCGCCAGCAAGGAGCAGGTCTCCTTAATCCACAGCCGCGACGAACTGAATATTAAGGTCGGCAGCTACCGCCGTACCGTGGCCCTGCCGCACGTATTGACCAGTCTCAAGGTCGGCGACGCCAAAATGGACGGCCAGACGCTGCGCATTCATTTCTTGCAGCCGTCCGCGGCCGGAGAGCCGGCGGTTAAAAAACACGGGCATAAAGAGGAGGCCAGCCAATGA